In a single window of the Candidatus Hydrogenedentota bacterium genome:
- the vsr gene encoding DNA mismatch endonuclease Vsr: MPEDPESRSRTMRAVKSKDTAPEMLVRRMIHAEGFRYRLHDPSLPGKPDLVFKSRRKAIFVHGCFWHGHSCKRGARIPATNRDYWRRKIQANVDRDKKHRAALHALGWDVLTVWECETRDHDALRSRILAFLGR; this comes from the coding sequence ATGCCTGAAGACCCCGAATCCCGCAGCCGCACCATGCGCGCGGTGAAATCCAAAGACACCGCCCCGGAAATGCTCGTTCGGCGCATGATTCACGCCGAGGGTTTCCGGTACCGGCTGCACGATCCGTCCCTGCCCGGTAAGCCCGACCTGGTGTTCAAATCGCGCCGCAAGGCAATCTTCGTGCACGGCTGCTTCTGGCATGGCCACTCCTGCAAACGCGGCGCCCGCATCCCCGCGACCAACCGGGACTACTGGCGGCGAAAGATCCAGGCCAATGTGGATCGGGACAAGAAGCACCGCGCCGCGCTGCACGCCCTCGGCTGGGACGTGCTCACCGTCTGGGAGTGCGAAACCCGCGATCACGACGCCCTGCGAAGCCGTATTCTGGCCTTTCTCGGCAGGTAA
- a CDS encoding DNA cytosine methyltransferase, with protein MIKNASYQYYEFFAGGGMARAGLGDRWDCLFANDFDPSKARSYRANWPGDDLFVGDVRHITTDQLPGAAHLAWASFPCQDLSLAGNGAGLNGDRSGTFWPFWKLMTDLNREGRAPAIIVLENVCGAISSHGGRDFASICDALNRQGYRFGAAVVDAVHFLPQSRPRLFIIAARADLDIPARLTGDSPHPVWHTKALRGAVEALKPGLRKRWIWWDFPEPAPRETRLADLIEPNPHDVAWHTPDQTAKLLGMMSDLNRQKLEQAKAEGRRIVGTLYKRTRPDGPGRKVQRAEVRFDGIAGCLRTPAGGSSRQLIMVVEGASVRTRLLSGREAARLMGLPDTYTLPANYNEAYHLTGDGVAVPAVRHLAEHLIEPLLKSNKSSSKHAA; from the coding sequence ATGATAAAAAACGCCAGCTACCAGTATTACGAGTTCTTCGCCGGCGGGGGCATGGCCCGCGCGGGTCTCGGCGACCGCTGGGACTGTCTCTTCGCAAACGATTTCGACCCCTCCAAGGCCCGTTCATACCGGGCCAATTGGCCGGGTGACGACTTGTTCGTCGGCGACGTCAGGCACATCACAACCGATCAACTGCCCGGCGCGGCCCACCTGGCCTGGGCCTCCTTCCCCTGTCAGGACCTGTCTCTGGCCGGAAACGGCGCCGGCCTCAACGGCGATCGCTCGGGAACCTTCTGGCCGTTCTGGAAACTCATGACGGACCTGAATCGGGAGGGCCGCGCCCCGGCGATCATCGTGCTGGAGAATGTCTGCGGCGCGATTTCGTCCCATGGCGGCCGCGATTTCGCCTCCATCTGCGACGCCCTCAACAGGCAGGGCTACCGCTTCGGCGCCGCCGTCGTCGACGCCGTCCACTTTCTGCCACAATCGCGCCCCAGGCTCTTCATCATCGCCGCGCGCGCCGATCTCGATATCCCCGCCCGCCTCACCGGCGATTCTCCACACCCCGTATGGCACACGAAAGCCCTCCGGGGCGCGGTGGAGGCCCTGAAACCCGGACTCCGGAAGCGCTGGATTTGGTGGGACTTCCCGGAACCCGCACCGCGCGAGACGCGCCTGGCGGACCTCATCGAACCCAACCCGCACGATGTCGCCTGGCACACCCCCGATCAGACGGCGAAGCTCCTCGGGATGATGAGCGACCTGAACCGGCAAAAACTCGAACAGGCGAAGGCGGAAGGCCGGCGGATTGTCGGGACTCTCTACAAGCGGACCCGCCCCGATGGCCCGGGCCGGAAAGTACAGCGCGCCGAAGTCCGGTTTGACGGTATTGCCGGCTGCCTGCGAACCCCGGCCGGCGGCTCCAGCCGACAGCTAATCATGGTGGTGGAGGGCGCATCGGTGAGGACCCGACTCCTCTCGGGCCGCGAGGCCGCGCGCCTGATGGGGCTGCCCGACACCTACACCTTACCCGCCAACTACAACGAGGCGTACCACTTGACGGGGGACGGTGTGGCCGTTCCCGCCGTTCGTCACCTCGCGGAGCATCTGATTGAGCCGCTACTGAAGTCGAATAAATCTTCCTCGAAGCACGCCGCATGA
- the recG gene encoding ATP-dependent DNA helicase RecG — translation MPDSAKKEPLLLDTPLGDLPGIGPKRASLLQQLGLATVRELLYHFPRDYQDRRRLTPISEAARGETVTFEARVKEARNVRMRGRGSMAVLVLEDDTGAIKATFFGRGYLANSTLRPGVTGVFHGVVEEYKGLALKSPEFEVLEAGAGAGLHTGRIVPIYRLTEKVTQRMLRTWIAEALDRVDGTIPETLPPAVRAAEGLAPLGACLRQIHFPESSEAAEAARARLIFESLLTIQIGVLRKRLHRRGEEGVAHHMNGPLFKALDRQLPFKLTEAQERCIAEILRDMAEPRPMTRLVQGDVGSGKTIVAAHAVAAAIDSGFQAAYMAPTELLAEQQFKTLRALFEPLGVRVELLTGSQRGARSIRRGVAAGAAGIVVGTQALFQQSTTFQRLGLVIIDEQHRFGVAQRNALAEKGERPDVLHMTATPIPRSLAMTLYGGMDLSVIDSLPPGRKPVKTRYIPESKVAGCYAYVADQARLGRQSFIVCPLVEASELRQDSTAVEDHFAELSTGPLSGLRTACIHGRLDAGEKDEIMRRFSAGEVDVLFSTTVIEVGIDVPNATTMLIENASQFGLTQLHQLRGRVGRGDAQSYCFLLGKPATKEGRERLRIFCEMSSGFDLAEADLRLRGPGEVTGFRQAGFDDPHAAAWAGDARLLDRTRRRAEAILADDPELADAAWDPLRARIEACESAAL, via the coding sequence ATGCCCGACTCCGCGAAGAAAGAACCGCTTCTCCTCGACACGCCGCTCGGCGATCTGCCTGGAATCGGCCCGAAACGGGCGTCGCTCCTGCAACAGCTGGGCCTGGCGACCGTGCGTGAACTGCTGTACCACTTCCCGCGCGATTACCAGGACCGCCGGCGCCTTACCCCGATTTCGGAGGCGGCCAGGGGCGAAACCGTCACGTTCGAGGCCCGGGTGAAGGAAGCGCGAAACGTGCGGATGCGGGGGCGCGGATCCATGGCGGTGCTCGTGCTGGAGGACGACACCGGCGCGATCAAGGCGACGTTTTTCGGGCGGGGTTACCTGGCGAACTCGACGTTGCGGCCCGGGGTGACGGGGGTGTTCCACGGGGTTGTGGAGGAGTACAAGGGGCTGGCGCTCAAGAGCCCGGAGTTCGAGGTGTTGGAAGCGGGGGCGGGCGCGGGGCTGCATACGGGCCGGATTGTGCCGATTTACCGGCTGACCGAGAAAGTCACCCAGCGGATGCTGCGCACGTGGATCGCCGAGGCGCTCGATCGCGTGGACGGGACCATTCCGGAAACGCTGCCGCCCGCGGTGCGCGCCGCGGAAGGGCTGGCCCCACTGGGCGCGTGCCTGCGGCAGATCCACTTTCCCGAGAGCAGCGAGGCGGCGGAGGCCGCGCGCGCGCGCCTCATTTTCGAATCGCTGCTCACCATCCAGATCGGCGTTCTGCGGAAGCGTCTGCACCGCCGGGGGGAGGAGGGCGTAGCACACCACATGAACGGGCCGCTGTTCAAGGCCCTCGATCGCCAGTTGCCCTTCAAGCTCACCGAAGCCCAGGAGCGGTGCATCGCGGAGATACTCCGGGACATGGCCGAGCCGCGCCCCATGACGCGCCTGGTGCAGGGGGATGTTGGATCCGGGAAGACGATTGTCGCGGCGCATGCGGTTGCCGCCGCGATCGACAGCGGCTTCCAGGCGGCTTACATGGCGCCGACGGAGCTTCTCGCGGAACAGCAGTTCAAGACCCTGCGGGCGCTGTTTGAGCCGCTCGGGGTTCGCGTTGAACTGCTTACGGGCAGCCAGCGGGGCGCGCGATCCATACGGCGTGGCGTTGCGGCGGGCGCGGCGGGGATCGTCGTGGGGACGCAGGCGCTATTTCAGCAATCGACGACTTTCCAGCGCCTTGGGCTGGTCATCATCGACGAGCAGCACCGCTTCGGCGTGGCGCAACGCAATGCGCTGGCGGAGAAGGGCGAGCGCCCGGACGTGCTGCATATGACCGCGACGCCCATCCCCCGATCACTCGCGATGACGCTGTATGGCGGCATGGATCTGTCGGTTATCGACAGCCTTCCGCCGGGACGGAAGCCGGTCAAGACACGCTATATCCCGGAGAGCAAGGTGGCTGGTTGCTATGCCTATGTGGCGGACCAGGCGCGGCTTGGCCGCCAGAGCTTTATCGTGTGCCCGCTGGTGGAGGCGTCCGAGCTTCGACAGGACAGCACGGCGGTGGAGGATCACTTCGCGGAGCTTTCCACCGGCCCGCTTTCCGGCCTGCGCACCGCCTGTATCCACGGGCGGCTCGATGCGGGCGAGAAGGACGAGATCATGCGGCGCTTTTCGGCGGGCGAGGTGGATGTGCTGTTCAGCACGACGGTCATCGAGGTGGGCATTGACGTGCCCAACGCGACCACAATGCTCATCGAGAACGCGTCCCAGTTCGGGCTGACCCAGCTGCACCAGTTGCGCGGTCGCGTGGGCCGGGGGGACGCTCAATCCTACTGCTTCTTGCTCGGCAAGCCCGCGACAAAAGAGGGGCGCGAGCGGCTGCGGATCTTTTGCGAGATGAGCAGCGGGTTCGACCTGGCGGAGGCGGATCTCCGTCTGCGCGGCCCGGGGGAAGTGACGGGATTCCGGCAGGCCGGTTTCGACGATCCGCACGCGGCGGCGTGGGCCGGGGACGCGCGCCTGCTGGACCGCACGCGGCGCCGCGCGGAGGCGATCCTGGCGGACGACCCCGAACTCGCGGACGCCGCCTGGGACCCGCTCCGCGCAAGAATCGAAGCGTGCGAAAGCGCCGCGCTCTGA
- a CDS encoding sigma-70 family RNA polymerase sigma factor: MSQRSKEFEDLVLEHMDMLHAVALRLTRNAADADDLTQNALVKALRFHDKFKEGTYIKAWLLTILRNTFINEYRKRARTPLAVELSSADTAETAIPPAPVGDRVQDMLELLDDEVRAAVDDLPRDFRDAVIMADLEEKSYKEIAEYMDCPIGTVMSRLYRGRKILRERLAGYAPGARDGEADSR; this comes from the coding sequence TTGTCGCAGCGTTCCAAAGAATTCGAAGACCTCGTGCTGGAGCATATGGACATGCTCCATGCCGTGGCCTTGCGCCTTACCCGCAACGCGGCCGACGCCGATGATCTTACGCAGAACGCGCTCGTCAAGGCCCTCCGCTTCCACGACAAGTTCAAGGAAGGCACGTATATCAAGGCGTGGCTTCTGACGATTCTCCGCAACACCTTCATCAACGAGTATCGCAAGCGCGCGCGGACGCCCCTGGCCGTCGAGCTTTCCAGCGCGGATACGGCGGAGACCGCGATCCCGCCCGCGCCGGTGGGGGATCGCGTCCAGGACATGCTCGAACTGCTGGACGACGAAGTCCGCGCCGCCGTGGATGATCTTCCGCGGGACTTCCGCGATGCGGTCATCATGGCGGATCTGGAGGAGAAATCCTACAAGGAAATCGCGGAGTACATGGATTGCCCCATCGGCACGGTCATGTCCCGCCTGTACCGGGGGCGGAAGATCTTGCGCGAGCGGCTGGCCGGCTACGCTCCCGGTGCGCGCGACGGCGAAGCCGATTCCAGGTAA
- a CDS encoding TrkH family potassium uptake protein: MNYRLVAKYLGHFTVAVALLMIPSAICAVLFQDWSSLVAFLKSMALAGLAGALLSAAGFRAPDRMFQREGLALVGVGWLVTAAVSALPFILSGTLTPVDAYFEAMSGLTTTGSTVLTDIEAVPPSILFWRSFTHWIGGMGIIVLFVAVLPYMGAGGKQLFKSESPGPDPRGLSPRIKDTATTLWTMYVGLTAVQTALLMLAGMNLYDALTHTFGTLATGGFSPRADSIAAFDSLAVEVIIIVFMVLAGTNFGLYFAMLHHDWMAPFKNTEWKAYILILAIASFLITINLMGVQGRIAVDTAAPPPPDYSAGEAARHAAFMTVSLMTTTGYGTEDFDKWPYFSRMLLVILMFVGGCAGSTGGGIKVVRFIMLFKMAYWRLENTFRPKTVRPIRINGQVVDEGTQRTVYAFFFIHMILFAAGCLYMSLLGLPFQTAMTSVVATLNNIGPGLEHVGAVENFAFIPASGKLFLSLCMAMGRLELFSICVLLLPAFWKHS, encoded by the coding sequence ATGAACTACCGGCTCGTCGCCAAGTACCTGGGCCATTTCACCGTCGCCGTGGCCCTCCTGATGATTCCCTCGGCCATATGCGCGGTCCTCTTCCAGGACTGGAGCTCCCTCGTGGCATTCCTGAAGTCCATGGCCCTCGCCGGGCTTGCGGGCGCCCTCCTCTCGGCGGCGGGATTCCGCGCGCCCGACCGCATGTTCCAGCGGGAAGGCCTGGCCCTGGTGGGCGTGGGCTGGCTCGTGACAGCGGCGGTCAGCGCGCTGCCCTTCATCCTGAGCGGAACGCTCACCCCGGTGGACGCCTACTTCGAGGCCATGTCGGGCCTGACAACCACCGGATCAACCGTTCTGACAGATATCGAGGCCGTGCCGCCCAGTATCCTCTTCTGGCGCTCCTTCACCCACTGGATCGGCGGCATGGGCATCATCGTCCTGTTCGTGGCGGTCCTGCCGTACATGGGGGCGGGCGGAAAGCAGCTCTTCAAGTCGGAATCGCCCGGCCCCGACCCGCGCGGCCTGAGCCCCCGAATCAAGGACACCGCAACCACCCTCTGGACCATGTATGTCGGTTTGACCGCCGTCCAAACCGCCCTGCTGATGCTCGCCGGCATGAACCTGTACGACGCCCTCACCCATACCTTCGGCACCCTGGCCACCGGCGGCTTCAGCCCGCGCGCGGATAGTATCGCCGCGTTCGACAGCCTGGCGGTCGAAGTGATCATTATCGTATTCATGGTGCTGGCCGGCACGAATTTCGGCCTCTACTTCGCCATGCTGCACCACGACTGGATGGCCCCCTTCAAGAACACGGAGTGGAAGGCCTACATCCTGATTCTCGCGATCGCGTCCTTCCTCATTACGATAAACCTGATGGGCGTGCAGGGGCGCATCGCGGTTGATACGGCCGCGCCGCCCCCGCCGGACTACAGCGCGGGCGAGGCGGCCCGCCACGCGGCATTCATGACGGTCTCCCTGATGACGACCACCGGCTATGGCACGGAGGATTTCGACAAGTGGCCCTACTTCTCGCGCATGCTGCTGGTCATACTGATGTTTGTGGGCGGTTGCGCCGGCTCCACCGGCGGGGGAATCAAGGTCGTTCGCTTCATTATGCTCTTCAAGATGGCCTACTGGCGGCTTGAAAACACCTTCCGCCCCAAGACCGTCCGCCCGATCCGCATCAACGGGCAAGTCGTGGACGAAGGCACGCAGCGGACCGTCTACGCATTCTTCTTCATCCACATGATTCTCTTTGCGGCGGGTTGCCTCTACATGTCCCTGCTCGGGCTACCGTTCCAGACGGCGATGACCTCCGTTGTCGCAACGCTGAACAATATTGGCCCCGGCCTGGAACACGTGGGGGCCGTGGAGAATTTCGCGTTCATTCCCGCCTCGGGCAAGTTGTTCCTGAGCCTGTGCATGGCGATGGGCCGCCTCGAACTCTTCAGTATCTGCGTCCTGCTGCTTCCCGCCTTCTGGAAACACAGCTGA
- the trkA gene encoding Trk system potassium transporter TrkA, whose amino-acid sequence MNIFIAGGGRVGYHLARLLSTEHQDVTVIEQNPDIVEQIDYALDVSTATGDGSSIMLLQSLNVGSAGLFVASMGNDEKNLIAAATAKGLGAKVAVARVDSPMYMESNILYETVLGIDYILSPDSLAALEIANYIEHPGILSAQDFGKGKAQMLQVRAAKSPTRNGKTLKDVIRPGSGVLLGVIERDGKCMIPHGDSIVEPGDLVTFIGTHESIDQIQRLFHGEEVKPRRVAIMGGGTIGLRLAQALEDKMKTVKVFERHEERAQRLAEKLARAKVVCRDATSRVALEQEHVDTMDMFVAATGDDERNIMAAVLAKEVGARSVAAIVHQPDFAPLVKRLGIDLAVTPRASIATRIMKMMYRGDVTSLAVLGEGQVEIVEMAVRDGVSVLGQPLKDLRMPRGALVATIIRGDSVLIPSGNDAIMAGDSVIVIAAAKSLDAVRKTMTKRP is encoded by the coding sequence ATGAACATCTTTATCGCCGGCGGCGGGCGGGTCGGATACCACCTCGCCCGCCTCCTGAGCACCGAACACCAGGACGTAACCGTCATCGAGCAGAATCCGGACATCGTCGAGCAAATCGACTACGCCCTGGATGTGAGCACGGCAACGGGCGACGGCTCGTCGATCATGCTGCTGCAATCCCTGAACGTCGGCTCCGCCGGACTCTTCGTGGCCAGCATGGGCAACGACGAAAAGAACCTCATCGCGGCGGCCACGGCCAAAGGCCTCGGCGCGAAAGTGGCCGTCGCCCGGGTGGACAGCCCCATGTACATGGAATCCAACATCCTGTACGAGACGGTCCTGGGTATCGATTATATCCTGAGCCCCGACTCCCTGGCGGCCCTGGAGATAGCCAACTACATTGAGCACCCCGGCATTCTCAGCGCACAGGACTTCGGCAAGGGCAAGGCCCAGATGCTCCAGGTGCGCGCGGCCAAATCCCCCACCCGAAACGGCAAGACCCTGAAGGATGTCATTCGCCCCGGCAGCGGCGTCTTGCTCGGCGTCATCGAGCGGGACGGCAAATGCATGATCCCGCACGGCGACTCCATTGTGGAGCCGGGCGATCTGGTCACCTTCATCGGCACCCACGAGAGCATCGACCAGATCCAGCGCCTCTTCCACGGCGAGGAAGTGAAGCCGCGGCGGGTGGCCATCATGGGCGGCGGCACGATCGGCCTCCGCCTCGCCCAGGCCCTCGAAGACAAGATGAAGACGGTGAAAGTATTCGAGCGGCACGAGGAGCGCGCCCAGCGGCTCGCGGAAAAGCTGGCCAGGGCCAAAGTGGTCTGCCGCGACGCCACCTCGCGGGTCGCGCTCGAACAGGAGCACGTGGACACCATGGACATGTTCGTCGCCGCGACGGGCGACGACGAGCGCAACATCATGGCGGCCGTGCTCGCGAAGGAAGTCGGCGCGCGATCCGTTGCGGCCATCGTGCACCAGCCAGATTTCGCGCCGCTGGTGAAACGGCTGGGCATCGATCTGGCCGTGACGCCACGCGCCTCCATTGCAACGCGGATCATGAAAATGATGTACCGGGGCGATGTGACCTCCCTGGCGGTCCTCGGCGAGGGCCAGGTCGAAATCGTGGAAATGGCCGTGCGCGACGGCGTCTCGGTTCTCGGGCAGCCGCTCAAGGACCTGCGCATGCCGCGCGGCGCCCTCGTCGCCACGATCATTCGAGGCGACTCGGTCCTGATCCCGAGCGGCAATGACGCCATCATGGCCGGCGACTCCGTGATCGTCATCGCAGCGGCCAAATCCCTCGACGCGGTCCGCAAAACCATGACGAAACGGCCATGA